The following are encoded together in the Streptomyces sp. NBC_00358 genome:
- a CDS encoding alpha/beta fold hydrolase — protein sequence MTDPATPSAQPTSVVRIDLPGGRKVTHRDVAANGARFHIAELGDGPLVLLLHGFPQFWWTWRHQLVALADAGFRAVAMDLRGVGGSDRTPRGYDPANLALDITGVVRSLGEPDAALVGHDIGGYLAWTAAAMRPKLVRRLAVSSMPHPRRWRSAMLSDVKQTAAGSYIWGFQRPWIPERQLLADDSALVGRLVRDWSGPRQPDEDTLETYRRAMRIPSTAHCSIEPYRWMVRSMARPDGIQFNRRMKRPVRVPTLHLHGSLDPVMRTRSAAGSGEYVEAPYRWRLFDGLGHFPHEEDPVAFSTELVNWLKDPEPDR from the coding sequence ATGACGGACCCCGCCACACCTTCGGCGCAACCCACCTCGGTCGTACGGATCGACCTTCCCGGCGGACGCAAAGTGACGCACCGGGACGTGGCCGCCAACGGCGCGCGCTTCCACATCGCCGAGCTCGGCGACGGGCCGCTCGTCCTGCTGCTGCACGGCTTCCCGCAGTTCTGGTGGACCTGGCGGCACCAGCTCGTCGCGCTCGCCGACGCCGGGTTCAGGGCCGTGGCCATGGACCTGCGGGGCGTCGGCGGCAGCGACCGCACCCCGCGCGGCTACGACCCCGCCAACCTCGCGCTCGACATCACCGGGGTCGTGCGGTCCCTCGGCGAACCCGACGCCGCGCTGGTCGGGCACGACATCGGCGGCTATCTGGCCTGGACGGCGGCCGCCATGCGGCCCAAGCTCGTCCGCCGACTCGCGGTGTCGTCCATGCCGCATCCGCGGCGCTGGCGTTCCGCCATGCTCTCCGACGTCAAGCAGACGGCGGCCGGCTCGTACATCTGGGGATTCCAGCGCCCGTGGATTCCGGAGCGCCAACTCCTCGCCGACGACAGCGCCCTGGTGGGCCGTCTGGTCCGCGACTGGTCGGGGCCCCGGCAGCCGGACGAGGACACCCTGGAGACGTACCGCCGGGCCATGCGCATCCCGTCGACCGCGCACTGCTCCATCGAGCCGTACCGGTGGATGGTCCGGTCCATGGCCCGCCCGGACGGCATCCAGTTCAACCGCCGTATGAAGCGGCCGGTGCGGGTGCCGACGCTGCATCTGCACGGCTCGCTCGATCCGGTGATGCGGACACGGAGCGCGGCGGGCTCCGGCGAGTACGTCGAAGCGCCTTACCGCTGGCGGCTGTTCGACGGGCTCGGCCACTTCCCGCACGAAGAGGATCCGGTCGCGTTCTCCACCGAACTGGTCAACTGGCTGAAGGACCCGGAACCCGACCGGTGA
- a CDS encoding MarP family serine protease yields MNVLDILLLVAAVWFAIVGYRQGFVVGILSVIGFLGGGLVAVYLLPVVWSWTTDDSKVSTTAAVVAVVVVIVCASVGQALTTHLGNKLRRYITWSPARALDATGGALVNVVAMLLVAWLIGSALAGTTLPTLGKEVRNSKVLLGVSRALPAQANTWFADFSSVLAQNGFPQVFSPFANEPITEVRPPDPELAGSPVAARSQSSIVKVMGTAQSCGKVLEGSGFVFADRRVMTNAHVVGGVDEPTVQIGGEGKKYDAKVVLYDWERDIAVLDVPDLKAPALRFSPKDASSGDSAIVAGFPQNGSYNIQPARVRGRITANGPDIYHRKTVRRDVYSLYATVRQGNSGGPLLTPDGTVYGVVFAKSLDDAETGYALTADEVRPDIAKGRTANQQVDSDSCAL; encoded by the coding sequence GTGAATGTGCTGGACATCCTGTTGCTGGTCGCCGCTGTGTGGTTCGCGATCGTGGGCTATCGCCAGGGCTTCGTCGTCGGCATCCTGTCGGTGATCGGCTTCCTGGGCGGTGGTCTTGTCGCCGTCTACCTGCTTCCGGTCGTCTGGAGTTGGACGACCGACGACAGCAAGGTGAGCACCACCGCCGCCGTCGTCGCCGTGGTCGTCGTGATCGTCTGCGCCTCCGTGGGCCAGGCGCTCACCACCCACCTCGGCAACAAGCTTCGCCGGTACATCACTTGGTCCCCGGCCAGAGCCCTGGACGCGACCGGCGGCGCCCTGGTGAACGTCGTGGCGATGCTGCTCGTCGCCTGGCTGATCGGCTCGGCCCTCGCCGGGACGACCCTGCCGACGCTGGGCAAGGAGGTCCGCAACTCCAAAGTGCTGCTCGGCGTGTCCCGCGCGCTGCCCGCCCAGGCCAACACCTGGTTCGCCGACTTCTCCTCGGTCCTCGCGCAGAACGGGTTCCCGCAGGTCTTCAGTCCGTTCGCCAACGAGCCCATCACCGAGGTCCGGCCGCCCGACCCGGAGCTCGCCGGCAGCCCCGTCGCCGCCCGCTCGCAGAGCTCCATCGTCAAGGTCATGGGTACCGCCCAGAGTTGCGGCAAGGTTCTCGAAGGCAGCGGTTTCGTCTTCGCCGACCGCCGCGTGATGACCAACGCGCACGTGGTCGGCGGAGTGGACGAGCCCACCGTCCAGATAGGCGGGGAAGGCAAGAAGTACGACGCCAAGGTCGTCCTGTACGACTGGGAGCGCGACATCGCCGTGCTCGACGTACCGGACCTCAAGGCGCCCGCACTGCGGTTCAGCCCGAAGGACGCGAGCAGCGGTGACAGCGCGATCGTCGCGGGGTTCCCGCAGAACGGCTCGTACAACATCCAGCCCGCGCGCGTGCGGGGCCGCATCACGGCCAACGGCCCGGACATCTACCACCGCAAGACGGTGCGCCGAGACGTCTACTCGCTGTACGCGACGGTCCGTCAGGGCAACTCCGGCGGACCGCTGCTGACACCCGACGGCACGGTGTACGGCGTGGTCTTCGCGAAGTCGCTCGACGACGCCGAGACCGGCTACGCGCTCACCGCGGACGAGGTCCGGCCGGACATCGCCAAGGGCCGTACGGCCAACCAGCAGGTGGACAGCGACAGTTGCGCGCTCTGA
- a CDS encoding NUDIX hydrolase, protein MKHAGNTQDASNAQGGRAVLSKDGLPDWLGPVAHAAETVEPLQLSRFLPPANGSGRQSAVLILFGEGDRGPELLLMERAGTLRSHAGQPSFPGGALDPEDGDPKADGPLRAALREAEEETGLDPSGVQLFGVLPKLYIPVSGFVVTPVLGWWRRPTPVGVVDPGETARVFTVPVVDLTDPANRATTVHPSGHRGPAFLVESALVWGFTAGVIDKILHFAGWERPWDREKQVPLDWRS, encoded by the coding sequence ATGAAGCACGCAGGCAACACACAGGACGCGAGCAACGCGCAGGGCGGGCGGGCGGTGCTCAGCAAGGACGGTCTGCCCGACTGGCTGGGCCCGGTCGCGCACGCCGCCGAGACGGTGGAGCCGCTCCAGCTGAGCCGCTTCCTGCCGCCGGCGAACGGCTCGGGCCGGCAGTCCGCGGTGCTCATCCTCTTCGGCGAGGGCGACCGCGGTCCCGAGCTGCTGCTCATGGAGCGCGCCGGCACCCTCAGGTCGCACGCCGGGCAGCCGTCCTTCCCCGGTGGCGCGCTCGACCCCGAGGACGGCGACCCGAAGGCCGACGGTCCGCTGCGGGCCGCCCTGCGCGAGGCCGAGGAGGAGACCGGCCTCGACCCGAGCGGTGTCCAGCTCTTCGGCGTGCTGCCCAAGCTGTACATCCCGGTGAGCGGCTTCGTGGTCACCCCGGTCCTCGGGTGGTGGCGCCGCCCGACACCGGTCGGCGTCGTCGACCCGGGTGAGACGGCTCGGGTGTTCACGGTTCCCGTGGTGGATCTCACGGACCCGGCCAACCGTGCGACCACCGTGCACCCCAGCGGTCACCGAGGTCCGGCATTTTTGGTCGAATCGGCCCTGGTCTGGGGCTTCACGGCAGGAGTGATCGACAAGATCCTGCATTTCGCGGGCTGGGAGCGTCCGTGGGACCGCGAGAAGCAGGTCCCGCTCGACTGGCGCTCGTGA
- the nth gene encoding endonuclease III — translation MAENSAKKTARRTAKKATPAESAARKATPTRAVPEKAAAKKTAAKKAASRTSGAKKAVSKTAIAKKAVAKKSGSVKAAPEKSGSGEAVVEKAAPARRVAAEPPRNESHTALVRRARRINRELAEVYPYAHPELDFENPFELIVATVLSAQTTDLRVNQTTPALFARYPTPEDLAEANPEEVEEILRPTGFFRAKTKSVIGLSRALRDDFGGEVPGRLEDLVKLPGVGRKTAFVVLGNAFGRPGITVDTHFQRLVRRWRWTAETEPDKIEKAVGALFPKSEWTMLSHHVIFHGRRICHARKPACGACPIAPLCPAYGEGETDPEKAKKLLKYEKGGFPGQRLNPPQAYLDAGGIPARPLGAG, via the coding sequence CGCCGACGAGGGCGGTCCCCGAGAAGGCCGCCGCCAAGAAGACCGCCGCCAAGAAGGCCGCTTCCAGGACATCGGGCGCGAAGAAGGCTGTCTCCAAGACGGCGATTGCCAAGAAGGCCGTCGCCAAGAAGTCCGGCTCCGTGAAGGCTGCTCCAGAGAAGTCGGGGTCCGGCGAAGCCGTCGTCGAGAAGGCGGCACCCGCGCGGCGCGTCGCCGCGGAGCCGCCGCGGAACGAGTCGCACACCGCCCTCGTCCGCCGGGCCCGCCGCATCAACCGCGAACTCGCCGAGGTGTACCCGTACGCCCACCCTGAGCTGGACTTCGAGAACCCGTTCGAGCTGATCGTCGCCACGGTGCTGTCCGCCCAGACCACCGACCTGCGGGTGAACCAGACGACCCCGGCGCTCTTCGCCCGCTATCCGACCCCCGAGGACCTCGCCGAGGCCAATCCGGAGGAGGTCGAGGAGATCCTGCGCCCGACCGGGTTCTTCCGGGCCAAGACCAAGTCCGTCATAGGGCTCTCCAGGGCCCTCAGGGACGATTTCGGGGGCGAGGTGCCCGGCCGCCTCGAAGACCTCGTGAAACTGCCCGGAGTGGGCCGCAAGACCGCCTTCGTCGTGCTCGGCAACGCCTTCGGGCGGCCCGGGATCACCGTCGACACCCATTTCCAGCGGCTCGTACGGCGCTGGCGGTGGACCGCCGAGACCGAGCCCGACAAGATCGAGAAAGCCGTCGGCGCGCTCTTCCCGAAGAGCGAGTGGACCATGCTGTCGCACCACGTGATCTTCCACGGCCGCCGCATCTGCCACGCCCGCAAGCCCGCCTGCGGTGCCTGCCCCATCGCCCCCTTGTGCCCGGCGTACGGGGAGGGCGAGACCGACCCCGAGAAGGCGAAGAAACTCTTGAAGTACGAGAAGGGCGGCTTCCCCGGCCAGCGGCTCAACCCCCCGCAGGCCTATCTGGACGCGGGCGGCATCCCCGCGCGCCCACTGGGCGCCGGATGA